GCGACGGGCGCCCGAGTCAGCCGTCGGCGCTCAGGACCAGGCCGGAGGTCGGTACCCCCGTTCCGGCCGTGACCAGGCTGTGAACGGCGCCCGTGACCTGGTTGGACGAGGTGCCGCGCAGCTGCCGGACGGCCTCGGCGATGCCGTTCATACCGTGCAGGTACGCCTCTCCGAGCTGGCCACCGTGGGTGTTGAGCGGGAGGGCGTCGGCGGCCACGAAATCGGCGCCCTCCCCGGGGCCGCAGAATCCGAACTCCTCCAGCTGCATGAGAACGAACGGGGTGAAGTGGTCGTACAGGATGCCGACGTCGATGTCCGAGGGCCGCAGGCCGCTGGTCCGCCACAGCTGACGTGCGACGACGTCCATTTCGGGGAGCCCGGTCAGATCGTCCCGGTAGAAGGAGGTCATGGCCTCCTGGCGGCGGCCGGCGCCCTGCGCCGCCGCGGTGATCACGGCGGGCGTCTGCCGCAGGCTCCGGGCCCGCTCGGTGCTGGTGATGATCAGGGCCTGACCGCCGTCGGTCTCCTGGCAGCAGTCCAGCAGACGCAGGGGTTCCACGATCCAGCGTGATGCGGCGTGGTCGGCCAGGGTGATCGGTTTGCCGTGGAAGTAGGCGGCGGGGTTGTTCGCCGCGTGCCGGCGGCCGGTGACCGCGACGTGCCCGAAGGCCTCGGGGGTCAGGTGGTACGCGTGCAGGTAACGCTGGGCGGCCATGGCCACCCAGGACGCCGGGGTGAGCAGCCCCCAGGGCAGTGACCAGCCGAGTGCCGCGCCTTCCGCGGATGGTTCGCGTTGCTGGACCCCCGACCCGAAGCGGCGCCCGGAACGCTCGTTGAAGGCCCGGTAGCAGACCACCACCTCGGCTACCCCGGTGGCGACTGCAAGGGCGGCCTGCTGGACCGTGGCACAGGCCGCGCCGCCGCCGTAGTGGATCCGGGAGAAGAAGGAGAGCTCCCCGATGCCGGCCGCCTGCGCGACGGTGATCTCGGGGCTGGTGTCCATCGTGAAGGTGACCATCCCGTCGACATCGGCGGGGGTCAGCCCGGCGTCGTCGAGGGCGGTGTGGACGGCTTCGACGGCGAGCTTGAGCTCGCTGCGGCCGGAGTCCTTGGAGAACTCGGTCGCGCCGATGCCGACGATGGCGGCCCGGCCGCCCAGTTCGTCCCTGATCCGGACGCTCACTGCGCTGCCTCCCGTGCGTCCAGGGACACCGTGACGGTGCCGGTGACGTGGTGCCCGATGCCGTTGGCTCCGACCACCCGGATCTCGGCGGTGTCCCCGTCGAGGGCGGTGACGGTTCCGGTGAGGGTCATGGTGTCCCCGGGGTAGTTGGGGGCGCCGAGGCGGATGGCCACCTTGCGCAGGGTGGCTGCCGGCCCGAGGTGGTCGGTGATGTACCGGCCGACCAGGCCGTTGGTGGTCAGGATGTTCATGAAGATGTCCGGGGAGCCCTTCTCGCGCGCGAGCTCGGCGTCGTGGTGCACGTCCTGGTAGTCCCGGGAGGCGATGGCGCCCGCGACGATGAGCGTGCGGGTGATCGCGATCTCCAGCGGCGGCAGTGCGTCACCGACCCTCATGCTTCCTCCCGTTCGTGCGTCTTCCGGGCAGCCCGCGCCTCGGGCGGGGCCTCGGCCAGGAGCGTGCCCAGCTCCGCCAGCAGCTCGCTTCCGCAGCCGAGGTAGGCGTCCAGCTGGCGGCCCCACAGGAAGTGGCGGTGGACGGGGTGGTCCAGGTCGGCGCCCATACCGCCGTGCAGGTGCTGGCCGGCGTGCACGACCCGCTTGCCCGCCTCCGAGGCCCACCAGGCCGCCGTCAGCGCGTGCTCGCCCGCGGGCAGGCCCTCGTCGATGCGCCAGGCCGCCTCGTACGTGGTGACCCGGATCGCCTCCGTGTCCATGTGGGCGTCGGCGGCGCGGAGCATGACGGCCTGGTTGGTGGCCAGCGGCCGGCCGAACTGTTCACGGGTGGATGTGTACGCGACGGCGCGGGCCAGCGAGCCCGCGCAGACGCCCGCCTGGAGCCCGGCGAAGGCGGTACGGGCAACGGCGAGGACGTCCTCGTAGGCCTGGGGGCCCTGCCCGAGCGGTTCGGCCCGCGCACCGGTCAGGGCCAGCCGGCCCGCGGCCCATGGCGCGGTGGTCTCCACCGCCGAGGTTTCCACACCGGGCAGGTCGGTCCGTACGAGCCACAGGGACCGCTCCGCGTCCGGGACCAGTACGTGCGTCGCATCGCGCAGCCAGGGCACGACCGGGACGGTTCCGGTGAGCCGCCCGTCGGGTGCGGCGGTGATCCTGCCCCGGGCGGGGAAGGCCCCGGTAGCCACCGCCTCGCCCGTCCCGAGGGCGGGCAGCAGCCGGGCGCGCTGGTCCGCACTGCCGTGCCGGACCAGGGGGAGGATCCCGTAGGCGCAGGTCACCGCGTACGGCACCTGGGCGGTCGTGCGGCCCTGTTCCTCCAACAGCAGCACGAGGCCGAGCAGGCCGACGTCCTCGACGGCTGCGGTCAGCCCGGCGCTCGTCAGGGCCTTCCACAGTTCGGCGTCGCTGCCGCTGCCCGCCGCCGCGAGGCGCTCGTGGGTGGCGAGGTCGCGGAAGATACGGGCGGCGAGGCCGGCCGCGTCGGCCTGCTCCTCGGTGGGACGGAAGTCCATCAGCCCTCGCTCCCTCGGAAGACGGGCAGTTCCAGGTCCTCGTCCACGCGCAGGAACTCCAGCCGGACCGGCAGGCCGATGCGCACCTTGTCGTAGGGGACACCGGTGATGTTGCTGATGATCCGGACTCCTTCGGCGAGTTCCACGAGTGCGACCGCGTAGGGAGGGTCGAACGCAGGGAAGGGCGGGTGGTGCATGACGACGTAGCTGAAGACCGTGCCGGCCCCGTTCGCCTCGACGGTGTCCCAGTCGGAGCCGGCGCAGGCAGGGCAGCCCGGGAGCCAGGGGAAGCGGAGGGTGGCGCAGGCGGTGCAGCGCTGGATCAGCAGCTTGTGCTCGCGCACCCCGTCCCAGAAGCCCTGGTTGTCGCGGTTGATCACGGGCCGCGGGCGGCGCGCCGCGGGTGGTCGCTCCTGCACGGCCCGCTGGGCGGGCGCGAACTTGAGGATCCGGAAGCGGTGGGTGCCGGCGGGCTCGCCGTTCGCCCGCACGTCCATCCGGGTCGTCACGAAGTGGCCGGTGCCGAGCTTGGTCGTCTTGCGCGGGGAGACCGACTCGATCACTGCGTCGAAGGTGACGGCGTCCCCGGGGCGCAGCGGGCGCAGGTACTCCTGCTCGCAGTCGGTGGCGACCACCGAGGTGCACCCCGCGCCGTCCAGGAGCGCGAAGAGCTCGTCGTAGGCGCAGGAGCGGTCGCCGTGTCCGGAGAGGCCGCCCATCGTCCAGACTTGCAGCATGGTGGGCGGGGCGATCGCGTCCGGGCCGGTGTAGGCGGGATTGGTGTCACCCACCGCCTCGCACCAATGACGGATCATCGGTTCGTTCACGAGGTCCTTGGCGCGGCCTCCGGAGGCGGCGGGGCGCCCTTCGAAGTCTTTCAGCAGCGCGTGGAACCGGGCTGCCTCCTCGGCGTCCCCGGCCGGGTCCGCGGTCATCGCTTCCTCCCCTTCATGCCCAGCCGCATCATGGCGACGATCTCCCGCTGGACCTCGCTGACCCCACCGCCGAAGGTGTTGATCTGGGCGGCCCGGTTCATCCGCTCCAGCTCGCCTCCCGCGAAGCCCCCCGGCCCTCGGACGAGTGCTTCCTCTCCCACCGCCTCCTGGCACATCCGGTACACCTCGACGGTGGACTCGGTGCCCAGGAACTTGACGCCGCTCGCGTCCCCGGGGGCGAGGGTGCCGTCGGCGACGTCCTGGACGAGGCGCCAGTTGAGGAGGCGTACGGCGGCCAGCCGCGCATGGGCCTCGGCGAGGCGGGACCGTACCCAGGGGTGGTCCGCCGGCCGTTCCCCGGTGACGGGGTCCGGGGTGCGGGCGTGGCCGAGGGCGCGCTCGTAGAAGTCCTCGGCCTGCATGCCTATGGCGGCCAGTGCCACGCGCTCGTGGTTGAGCTGGTTGGTGATCAGCCCCCAGCCGCCGTGTTCCGGTCCGACGAGGTGGCCCGCGGGCACGCGGACGGAGTCGTAGTAGGTGGCCGTGGTGGTGAGTCCGCCGACCGTCTCGATCGGGGTCCAGCCGAAGCCGGGCGCGTCGGTGGGCACCAGGATGATCGAGATCCCCTTGTGCTTGGGAGCCTGGGGATCGGTGCGGCAGGCGAGCCAGATCCATTCCGCGTTCTGGGCGTTGGAGGTGAAGATCTTCTGCCCGTCGATCAGCCAGTCGCCTTCGGGACCGCCCTGGCGCACGGCTCTGGTGCGCAGTGAGGCGAGGTCGGTGCCGGCCTCCGGCTCCGAGTAGCCGATGGCGAAGACCAGCTCGCCCTTGAGGATGCCCGGGAGGAACCTGTCCTTCTGTGCCTGCGTCCCGTACCTCATCAGGGTCGGCCCGACGGTGTTGAGGGTGACCATGGAGACGGGGGCGCCGGCGCGGTAGGCCTCGTCGAAGAAGACGAACTGCTCGTCCGCTCCGCGTCCTTGACCGCCGTACTCGACTGGCCAGCCGAGGCCGAGCAGGCCGTCCTCACCGATGCGCCGGAGCAGTGCGCGCTGGGCGGTGGGGTCCTCGGGTGGTCCGTCGGGCATGAGCGCGCGGAAGTACTTCCGCAGTTCGCAGCGGAGCCGCAACTGGCTTCCGGTCGGGGCGAGGTGCACGCGCGGGCCTCCCGGCTTCACATCGACGAGTGGAACTGACTGTCCGTCAGATTTCTGGTCGGTGTCAAGGTGGCCGACGAACGGCCCGGTGAACCCGTTCGGTCCGACATGCAGAAAAGGGCCGCGCCGTCCGGGAATCCCGCCGTCTCCCGGGCCTGCGACCCTGCGATGCCACGCTTCACGCCCCGCGCACCCCGGCGCCGCCGGGGATCAGTCCATCGCGCCCGCTGCCGGGGCGCCTCGGGCGCGATCCGCGGCCGTCACCGGCCGGGCTCCAGCGCCCGCTGTTCCACTCGGACCCGTACTGCGTACTGCCCGTCTACGCGGCGAGCTCCAGCTGCCCGGCGACGACTCGGACGCGCCCACCGGCGGCGACGGCCGCGGTCTGCCGGTCGGGGCCGTCGGCGGCGGGCGGAGCGGTCGGCTGCCCGACGGCTCCGGCGGGCCCACCCGCGGCGAGGGCCGTGGTCGAACGGCGGACGGAAGGGTTCTTGCCGTGCGCTTCGGCCCGGATCCGCTGCTTGATCGTGGGCGGGAGCGAGCCTCCGCGCATCATCGCCCGCCACGTCCGCCGCGCCATCATCGCCGGCCGGCGCCGGGCCGCCGGAACCACCGGAGCGACCAACGTCGCCGGGGCGGCGGAGACGGCCTTCACGTCGAAGCCGAGTGCGGCGAGGATCGCCACGACCGCGGCGAGGACGGTGGTCCAGAACGACGTGACGGTGCTGCGGAGAGCCATGACGGGTCCCTCATTTCGCGATGTTCCGAAGGGCGGATCTGAATACATTCGTCATGATGGTTCCGCAACCGCACGAACCCCACCACGCACGCCGATCTTCCGACAAACACCACTCAAAGGGACCAATGCCTCTCAGGACCGGCGCCGCCCCCTCCCGCCCGCCCCGCTCACGACGAAGGGGCACCCCGGTCCGGGGTGCCCCTTCTGATCAGCGCGTTGTCTGACCTGGTGCGGTGGGTGTGGGATTTGAACCCACGGTGACTCGCGCCACGACGGTTTTCAAGACCGATCGCGTGGCGTAACTCCCACTCCCCTTCACCTGGCCTTTTGACTCCGTCAGCCGGTCGTCAGCCGGCGCCCTGGCCAGAGGATGGCCACAGTCATGATCATTCGGCGTGTCCACCACCAACCCTGGATTGCCCCCTACGCACTGAGGTTCCCCTCGCATTGCCCTCCCGGGGAATGGTGGGGCGCCGCTACGATCAACCTTGCCGGGCGACGTACGAGGGGGGATCGTCCGATGAAACACCTGCCAGCGCTGGACCCAGACACAGGCTTTCTGCCTCCGGGGCGGTACGCGGCGAGCCTCGATGTGCTGTATGCCGAGTTCGTCGAAGCACTTGATTCGCCTAGGCGCCGGGAGCTCTGGTCAGAATGGGAGCATCACCGCGCGGCCGTCGAGGCTTGGACGGGAGAGATCACCCGCTTGTGGGTGGGGGGAAGCTTCATCAGTGGCAAGCAAGAGCCGAGCGATGTTGATGTCACCTACCTGCTGAGGTCGGAGGTCTACGACCGCCTCGATCAGGAGTCACTCGTCTCCCTCGGTGAGCTGACGGACCAGCCCTGGTGCACCGAGCATTCCATGCGAATAGACGCATATGTCGTCCGATTGCCAGACGCGATGCCCTTTTGGCAGATGATGCCGAGCCTCTTCACAAGCGCTACTAGCGAGTCATTTAGGGACATCGGGCTCTACGATGAAGTTTGGCAGCGAACCCGAGCGTCCTCAGACCCAGCGGGGCGTCTGGGCGAGCTGCGCCGAGGATACGTGGAGGTGCTGCTATGACGGCCCCCGCCCCATTCCCCGACCCGGCTGACAAGGAAGCTGTGCGCCGGTGGATGCGGGAGAACAGGCGGACCGGTGCGGGGACCCCCGTACCGACTACGCCGGAGGAGTTCGCTGCTGTTCAGCGCCGCCGGCTCCTTCGGGCTGTCGATGTACCCGAAGCAGCGGAGCTTCGGTCCCGCCTCGACTTGGCTCTCACCGGCGAGGCCACCAGCCAGCACACGGTGCGCGTGTCGGTCCTGGGACCTTTCCTCGCCAATTTTCAGGAGTCGGTCTCTGCGGTTGCGCAAGCCCTGACGGGACGGCCAACCAGTAGCGCGTCGATTCCGCGGAGCATCCGCGAGGCCACCGCGCTCAGCGCGTCAGCTGTGTTCCCATCGTCCTTCGGCATTGCTGTCTACGGTCCGCAGGGTGATGGGGCTGACGGGCTCTTCCCCGAGCCTGCTGGTGAGGCGCGACCCATCCTCGACAACGCGTTGGACACTGTCCTTGACGTTGTGGATCTCTCTGAGGGTGCAGGCCAAGCAAACGAGCTGTTGGCGGAGAAGCTTGTTCCTCTCGGGCAACGCGCGATGAAGCACCTCGGAGCGCTGACTGCGGGGCTTACTGAGGCGAGGCTGGGGCTGCGAGTCGCCTGGCACGCACCGAATCAGGAGCCGAGGCATAGCCAGTGGAGCCCAGTCGGAGCCGAACGCGTGCGCTATCTCTGCGAGCACAGCGAGTTCGACAACGCCGAGATCATTCGTCTGGTCGGCTGGCTCGGAAGCGCAAGCGCCCTCCGAGGGACTGTTGAGATCAGGACGGACAATGGGCAGGTTATTCAGGCAAGCACTGACGAATCCCTCACCCCCCGCCTTGCGCAGTACTTCGGCAACAGGGTGGAGGCCGAGGTGGAAGTGACGAGAGTGACGTCAGCCGGAGGGCGCGAACGGCGGATTTTCGCGATCCTCGGGTTGAGCAATCTGTAGTTCTTGCGTGGCGTGACCGTTCCTCGTTGTCGCCAGAGTGACCGGGCCGTAGCACATCCGGCCCGGTCACGCTCCGACCGACAGCAATTCGCCCACCTGACGTGCACTTCGGGCCCTACCAGCGCCCCGTTGAGGCATCAACGGTGAACAACCTGAACAAGCGCACCCGTCGCGTGATCGTCGGACAGCGCCCCGAATGCGCCGGGATGACCCCGACGAGGGAGTTCTTTCTGCTGCGAGGTGGTGAGGCGAAGGCCCCGCCTATGCTTCTCCCCATAGTCGGGAGGTGTCTGCGGCGTTAGCTGACGATGTCGACAGAAGTCGTCGTCAGGCGGCGAGCAGTCGAACTCCGTCATGTGACCGTACATGCGGCACCGGACCGTCCAAGGCGTCCGCGACCCGTACGGCGAAGACTTCCTTCATGGCCTCTTCCGCCTCGGCGGGGGTGAGCCAGCGGACAGCCGTTGACTCGTCGGACAGTTGCTCCACCCCGCCGACAGGCCGACACCGGAAGACGAGAGCGATCACGCCGAGCGCGAGGTTTTTGTAGACCCCGGTGAGCCGTTCCACCTCGACGGTGATCCCGGTCTCTTCGGCCACCTCGCGCAGCACGCCCTCCTCGGGTCGCTCGTTCCGTTCAAGGATGCCGCCGGGCGGCTCCCAAGCGCCGTTATCCGCGCGCCGGATCACCAGCACACGACCGTCATCTCTGATGACGATTCCGGCGACCGAGACGGAGTGCAGCGGCCTCTCGGCGGTAGCGTTAGTCATATACATGAGTCTAGGAGAATCAGCAGAGTATGCCTCTCTCGCCAGCACGTGACGCGGGCCGCCCGCGCTACCTTCAAATCGCGGACGACCTCAGCCAGCAGATTCAGGAAGCGCTTGGGGACCCTCTGGCCAGGCTTCGCCCCGGGGAGAAGGTGCCGAGCGAGTCCGAGCTCATGGAGCGGTACTCGGTCGCGCAGGGGACCGTCCGCAAGGCGATGACCGAGCTGAGGGTTCGCGGCCTGGTCGACACGCACCATGGGCGTGGCTCTTTCGTCCGGAAGGCTCCGCCGGTACAGCGAAAATCCAGCGACCGGTTTCGCCGCTCGCACAGGGAGGGCGGCAAGGCCGCGTATCTGGCTGAGGCCGAGCAGTCGGGGTCGAAGCCCAGCGTCCGCGTCCTCTTCGTCGGCCAGACCGAGGCCCCAGCCGAGGTGGCCGCGCGCCTTGGGCTGGAGCCGGGTACCAAGGTGCTCGCGCGGCGCCGGCTCTACTACAGCGACGGCGTCCCCACCGAGGAGGCGACGTCTTACCTCCCGTGGGACCTTGCCGAAGAGATCCCGCAGCTCAGGGAGGAGAACCCGGGGCCGGGTGGGATCTACGCGCGCATCGAGGAGCGCGGGGACCTTCTGGTGGAGTTCCGGGAGACGGTGCGCGTTCGTCTCGCCACCAAGGAAGAGCAGGGCTCGCTCAGTCTGAGCCCGGGGGCACCGGTCATTCACCTTATGCGGGACGCTCAAATCAAGTCAGGTCGAGTGGTTGAGGTCTGCGACACACTCATGAGTGCTGACCAGTTCGTTCTGGAGTACCGCATCCCTGCCGACGACTGATGACCCACCATATTTGAGTCATCCCGCGACGCGACTCGCTGCCCCGCGGGTTGACTCCTCTACAGGAGTGCAGCACTCTCTTACTCATGACTCCTGCACAGGAGTACATGACTAAGGGACTGAGTGGGTCTATCTCGGGCCGCTCAGACGCCTGTACCGCGTTCTGTCCGCATGACTTCGCTCCGGCGGTGCCCCGTACCCACGGGAGAGCCTTCCTGGCCTACCGCGCGCCGTCGGAAAGCGCTGGTTGCTTGAGAACTGAAGAGTGTGGTTACCGCCTCCTGTAGCTGAAAAGGCGGTCAGCGCGGCACAGGTTCGCGCACTCAACTCCCGCAGCACTTGCTGCGGCCGGTTGCCTCCTCCGCCCGTCCGCCGCCTCCCGCGGCGTACGGGCGGGGTCGCAGGGAGCCGAGCACATCCCGCTCCACTCGCAATGCAGTGCAGCCCCCGGCGTTCCCGCGCCGGGGGCTGCCGAGTCCCGTTCCTCCGTAGAAGGAGCAAGACCCATGAAGCCCATCGCTGCACTTCACGACGTTGTTACCCCATGGTCCGACGGCTTGGAGCCGTCGGACGCGGAGCTGGACGCGATCGAGACCGAGATGCCCGTGGTCCTGGCCGAGGTCGAGTTGCTGGACGCGCTGATCGCGATGCTGGACCGGCCCGCGTCCGAGTTCGACGCCCGCCGCATCCGCCGGGCCCACAACCGGGTACTGACGGCCCGCCGGAACGCGGCCAACCGCGCCACCGGTACGCAGGTCTCGGGGGACGCGGCATGAACGAGCGCACCGACATGGCGTATGCCGACCTGCTGGACGCGATCGTGGAAGCCCTGGACGTGCCGCTGCCGTCGATCGCGGAGGCGGACGAGCGGCTCTACTACAGGCTGCTGGAGCGCCGGGCACTCGCCGTACGGATCACCCTCAGGGCGAATCGGAACGTCAGCCGGGACCCCCGGCTTGCCACCGGCACGATCCGCACCCGGACCGCCGAGGAGCCCGTCACCTACACCCCATACGAGTTCGAGAAGGACGGGGAAGAGCGGTGACCGGCCGCCCGCTGACCGGAGCTCAGAAGTTCGTCCTCGGCCTCGCGTTCGCCCCGATGCTCACCACGGGCGCGGCCGGCGGGTACGGCACGTACTCCAACATCAAGGGCGCTTATAACTCCGGTACCGCCCTCGGCGCGGTCGCTGCGGGTGAGGGTGCCACCGCGGTACTGGCTCTGGTGTTGCTGGGGCTGACCATGCTGGGGCAGTCTTCCCCGGCCGTGGTCCGCGCCGGGCTGTGGGCCCTGCCGGCCGCCGCGTCGGCCATGTCGGCCGTCGCCGCACCGGACGGGCCGCGCACGGTCATCTACGCGATCACCCCTCTGGGCATGTCCGTCTCGGCCGAGGGCATGGCCTTCCTGGCCCGGCGGATCGTGGTCCACGTCGACGGCCGGGACGCCGAGTCCGATGCGCGGGCCGCGGCCGTGGTCCAGGCCCTGGCTTACCACCGCGCCCGAGCGGCCAACCACCCCGACGCGAAGATCCGGAAGCGTTCGGACCGGGCGTCGTGGCGCCTGGCCCGCAAGGTCGGCACCGCGGACACCACGCTCGGGGCCCGGCTGCTGGACGTGCAGCGGGAGCGGATCACCACCGGCGCGGACGTCGCCCTCGGCGACATGTTCGCCATCACCGTCACACCCCCCGCCGAGCCCGTCACGGGTGGCCGTGACGCCGTCACGGCGGCCGTGACTCCCGCCCTCCCTCCGGCACCCGAACCGGGTGCAGGACAGGGGTCCGTCACGGGTGGGCGTGACGGGGAAGACACGCAGGTCAGCGACCCGCTGCCCGGGCTGGAAGAGGAGGGCGTCACGCCCTCCGTCACGCCTGCCGTCACGCCCGTGACGCTTAACGAGGTCGCCGTCATCGCCGGGGTGCCCACGCCACTGATCGGGGAGCCGCTGACCGACGAGCAGATCGTGGTCGTCCTCCGCTATCTGCGCTACTCCGATGATCCGCCCCTGTCCTACCGGCAGAGCGCCGCCGCGTTCCGCGAGTCCGGATTCACCGGCGGCGAAGCCCGCATCCGCGGCGCCTGGGCCACCCTCATGGCCCAGGAAGAAAGCCCCCGGTGACCACCCTGCCCGTCTACCGGTGGCGCCTCGCTCCCGACGGACTGGCCACCCGCCGCCAACTCCGCGCCGCCGGGCTTCGGCCCGGCGGACAGGACGTCGCCGCACAGGTCGAGCGGCCCCGCCGCCGGCGCGGCCCGCTGGTCGCCTACCTCTACCGCATCGACCAGGCGAGGCCGGTGCGGCCCATGACCGCCCGCCGGGCCGCGGCCCTCGCCAAGGCCAACGCCGCCC
This Streptomyces sp. NBC_00539 DNA region includes the following protein-coding sequences:
- a CDS encoding DUF6344 domain-containing protein, with protein sequence MALRSTVTSFWTTVLAAVVAILAALGFDVKAVSAAPATLVAPVVPAARRRPAMMARRTWRAMMRGGSLPPTIKQRIRAEAHGKNPSVRRSTTALAAGGPAGAVGQPTAPPAADGPDRQTAAVAAGGRVRVVAGQLELAA
- a CDS encoding NUDIX domain-containing protein gives rise to the protein MTNATAERPLHSVSVAGIVIRDDGRVLVIRRADNGAWEPPGGILERNERPEEGVLREVAEETGITVEVERLTGVYKNLALGVIALVFRCRPVGGVEQLSDESTAVRWLTPAEAEEAMKEVFAVRVADALDGPVPHVRSHDGVRLLAA
- a CDS encoding DUF6284 family protein, coding for MKPIAALHDVVTPWSDGLEPSDAELDAIETEMPVVLAEVELLDALIAMLDRPASEFDARRIRRAHNRVLTARRNAANRATGTQVSGDAA
- a CDS encoding DUF6932 family protein codes for the protein MKHLPALDPDTGFLPPGRYAASLDVLYAEFVEALDSPRRRELWSEWEHHRAAVEAWTGEITRLWVGGSFISGKQEPSDVDVTYLLRSEVYDRLDQESLVSLGELTDQPWCTEHSMRIDAYVVRLPDAMPFWQMMPSLFTSATSESFRDIGLYDEVWQRTRASSDPAGRLGELRRGYVEVLL
- a CDS encoding MaoC family dehydratase; protein product: MRVGDALPPLEIAITRTLIVAGAIASRDYQDVHHDAELAREKGSPDIFMNILTTNGLVGRYITDHLGPAATLRKVAIRLGAPNYPGDTMTLTGTVTALDGDTAEIRVVGANGIGHHVTGTVTVSLDAREAAQ
- a CDS encoding acyl-CoA dehydrogenase family protein; this translates as MDFRPTEEQADAAGLAARIFRDLATHERLAAAGSGSDAELWKALTSAGLTAAVEDVGLLGLVLLLEEQGRTTAQVPYAVTCAYGILPLVRHGSADQRARLLPALGTGEAVATGAFPARGRITAAPDGRLTGTVPVVPWLRDATHVLVPDAERSLWLVRTDLPGVETSAVETTAPWAAGRLALTGARAEPLGQGPQAYEDVLAVARTAFAGLQAGVCAGSLARAVAYTSTREQFGRPLATNQAVMLRAADAHMDTEAIRVTTYEAAWRIDEGLPAGEHALTAAWWASEAGKRVVHAGQHLHGGMGADLDHPVHRHFLWGRQLDAYLGCGSELLAELGTLLAEAPPEARAARKTHEREEA
- a CDS encoding RRQRL motif-containing zinc-binding protein — encoded protein: MTTLPVYRWRLAPDGLATRRQLRAAGLRPGGQDVAAQVERPRRRRGPLVAYLYRIDQARPVRPMTARRAAALAKANAARRHCPSCRRDAGYVIPASLGMCVPCADADDQRPA
- a CDS encoding lipid-transfer protein, coding for MSVRIRDELGGRAAIVGIGATEFSKDSGRSELKLAVEAVHTALDDAGLTPADVDGMVTFTMDTSPEITVAQAAGIGELSFFSRIHYGGGAACATVQQAALAVATGVAEVVVCYRAFNERSGRRFGSGVQQREPSAEGAALGWSLPWGLLTPASWVAMAAQRYLHAYHLTPEAFGHVAVTGRRHAANNPAAYFHGKPITLADHAASRWIVEPLRLLDCCQETDGGQALIITSTERARSLRQTPAVITAAAQGAGRRQEAMTSFYRDDLTGLPEMDVVARQLWRTSGLRPSDIDVGILYDHFTPFVLMQLEEFGFCGPGEGADFVAADALPLNTHGGQLGEAYLHGMNGIAEAVRQLRGTSSNQVTGAVHSLVTAGTGVPTSGLVLSADG
- a CDS encoding bifunctional MaoC family dehydratase N-terminal/OB-fold nucleic acid binding domain-containing protein, with protein sequence MTADPAGDAEEAARFHALLKDFEGRPAASGGRAKDLVNEPMIRHWCEAVGDTNPAYTGPDAIAPPTMLQVWTMGGLSGHGDRSCAYDELFALLDGAGCTSVVATDCEQEYLRPLRPGDAVTFDAVIESVSPRKTTKLGTGHFVTTRMDVRANGEPAGTHRFRILKFAPAQRAVQERPPAARRPRPVINRDNQGFWDGVREHKLLIQRCTACATLRFPWLPGCPACAGSDWDTVEANGAGTVFSYVVMHHPPFPAFDPPYAVALVELAEGVRIISNITGVPYDKVRIGLPVRLEFLRVDEDLELPVFRGSEG
- a CDS encoding GntR family transcriptional regulator, which encodes MPLSPARDAGRPRYLQIADDLSQQIQEALGDPLARLRPGEKVPSESELMERYSVAQGTVRKAMTELRVRGLVDTHHGRGSFVRKAPPVQRKSSDRFRRSHREGGKAAYLAEAEQSGSKPSVRVLFVGQTEAPAEVAARLGLEPGTKVLARRRLYYSDGVPTEEATSYLPWDLAEEIPQLREENPGPGGIYARIEERGDLLVEFRETVRVRLATKEEQGSLSLSPGAPVIHLMRDAQIKSGRVVEVCDTLMSADQFVLEYRIPADD
- a CDS encoding acyl-CoA dehydrogenase family protein, which gives rise to MHLAPTGSQLRLRCELRKYFRALMPDGPPEDPTAQRALLRRIGEDGLLGLGWPVEYGGQGRGADEQFVFFDEAYRAGAPVSMVTLNTVGPTLMRYGTQAQKDRFLPGILKGELVFAIGYSEPEAGTDLASLRTRAVRQGGPEGDWLIDGQKIFTSNAQNAEWIWLACRTDPQAPKHKGISIILVPTDAPGFGWTPIETVGGLTTTATYYDSVRVPAGHLVGPEHGGWGLITNQLNHERVALAAIGMQAEDFYERALGHARTPDPVTGERPADHPWVRSRLAEAHARLAAVRLLNWRLVQDVADGTLAPGDASGVKFLGTESTVEVYRMCQEAVGEEALVRGPGGFAGGELERMNRAAQINTFGGGVSEVQREIVAMMRLGMKGRKR